A DNA window from Phoenix dactylifera cultivar Barhee BC4 chromosome 13, palm_55x_up_171113_PBpolish2nd_filt_p, whole genome shotgun sequence contains the following coding sequences:
- the LOC103713413 gene encoding uncharacterized protein LOC103713413 has protein sequence MGVDPWAVAMDSFSSVWTSHHERTGELLHKLLRATWELEALQSSVEEERREREEHINQLIQILKATTQERDEAREQLQVLLNKISEPNLPELVHALSHLQPQSPQIWQARGNSIVMESESLSEAPNHHSYGSSPAESFSVTSMHGADSCAMGLPRPPLFLSENDRSSSMVISPGAGAARYDRADAIIDAMSAKKPLPEKGKLLETMLKLGPTLETLMVAGSLPHWRNPPPLQSIQVPPVTIKACHAQLLNRVALLNSNHLIQSSSYEKANGLSRMQPASILEFSSTLSLHTGALPCVSGDQSLRPSDREFNKLLVDDAREMSWFG, from the coding sequence AGGACGGGGGAGTTGCTTCATAAGCTTCTACGTGCCACCTGGGAACTGGAAGCGCTTCAAAGCAGCGtcgaggaggaaaggagggAAAGAGAGGAACATATCAATCAGCTAATCCAAATCCTGAAGGCAACCACCCAGGAAAGAGATGAAGCCAGGGAACAACTGCAGGTCTTGCTCAACAAAATCTCCGAGCCTAACTTGCCCGAGCTTGTTCATGCCCTCTCCCACCTCCAACCTCAGAGTCCACAGATTTGGCAGGCCAGAGGCAATTCCATCGTCATGGAATCCGAAAGCCTATCCGAAGCTCCGAATCATCACTCTTATGGATCCTCTCCTGCCGAGTCGTTCTCTGTGACGAGCATGCATGGTGCTGATTCCTGCGCCATGGgactcccgcggccgccgctgTTTCTTAGTGAGAATGATCGCTCTTCGTCGATGGTGATCTCGCCGGGCGCGGGCGCTGCAAGATATGATCGCGCTGATGCTATAATTGACGCCATGTCTGCGAAAAAGCCATTGCCTGAGAAAGGAAAACTGTTGGAAACCATGCTGAAACTTGGCCCGACGCTGGAGACTCTCATGGTGGCTGGTTCCCTCCCTCACTGGCGAAATCCTCCTCCGCTGCAATCAATTCAGGTTCCTCCTGTGACGATCAAAGCTTGCCACGCTCAGCTGCTGAACCGAGTTGCCCTGTTGAACTCTAATCATTTGATTCAGAGTTCTTCATATGAGAAGGCCAATGGATTGTCTCGGATGCAACCTGCGTCGATTTTGGAATTTTCTAGTACGCTGAGCTTGCATACCGGGGCTTTGCCTTGTGTAAGCGGCGACCAGAGCTTGAGGCCAAGCGACAGGGAATTCAATAAACTTCTAGTAGATGATGCGAGGGAAATGTCTTGGTTTGGTTAG